From the Salmo trutta chromosome 30, fSalTru1.1, whole genome shotgun sequence genome, one window contains:
- the LOC115167947 gene encoding prefoldin subunit 4 yields the protein MAATMKKTVAVEDVNVTFEDQKKINTFARNTNRMTEFKDEIEAKKKSLQNLQDASDDLMMAEDDTLLVPYQIGDVFISHTQEETQEMLEAAKEQLQQEIKDLEGKVSAIQQVLGDLKVQLYAKFGNNINLEADES from the exons ATGGCGGCCACCATGAAGAAGACAGTT GCAGTTGAAGACGTCAATGTCACATTTGAGGACCAGAAGAAGATCAATACATTTGCCAGAAACACGAATCGAATGACAGAATTCAAAGATGAAATAGAGGCAAAAAAG AAATCTCTACAGAATCTGCAGGATGCCAGTGATGACCTGATGATGGCTGAGGATGACACTCTGCTCGTCCCGTATCAGATTGGCGACGTCTTCATCAGTCACACCCAGGAAGAGACCCAAGAGATGTTGGAAGCTGCAAAG GAACAGCTGCAGCAGGAGATCAAAGACCTAGAAGGGAAGGTGTCGGCGATACAGCAGGTGTTGGGTGATCTGAAGGTCCAGCTTTATGCCAAGTTTGGGAACAACATCAACCTGGAGGCAGATGAAAGCTGA